A single region of the Plasmodium malariae genome assembly, chromosome: 7 genome encodes:
- the PmUG01_07044400 gene encoding 30S ribosomal protein S6, putative: protein MRTPPKYAVLLLLVLCSAILRVNVAYRTGHLHGNLVVQKASRGWKSPFILCKNGVYDKLKNNIKEKYALHGSLNDYIYKLLIKKFKKVKQKRSMNVYKTLKSAKSSYNVDLLFSCNFSISEIKQKLVEYTYELKLVDADNFKIVYLGKRRLVRPIKKQMEAYYLLFSFEIYPSMIKEVSNKFKLQDHVLRFIIIKNEEKSRTLEFSENDIVKDSLSKIEQNFFKKSTKILPA from the exons ATGCGTACCCCGCCGAAATATGCAGTCCTCCTCCTTCTAGTGCTCTGCTCGGCAATCCTACGCGTGAACGTGGCTTACAGAACTGGACATTTACATGGAAATCTGGTTGTTCAAAAGGCAAGTAGAGGATGGAAGAGCCCCTTCATTCTTTGCAAAAATGGGGTATATGATAAGCtgaagaataatataaaagagaaGTATGCACTACACGGATCATTGaatgattatatttataaattgttaataaagaaatttaagaaagtaaaacaaaaaagaagtatGAACGTATATAAAACCCTCAAGTCAGCAAAAAGCTCGTATAATGTTgacttattattttcttgtaatttttctataagtgaaataaagcaaaaattaGTAGAATACACATACGAATTGAAACTAGTTGATGCcgataattttaaaatagtatACTTAGGAAAAAGACGCTTAGTCAGACCTATTAAAAAGCAGATGGAAGCATACtacttattattttcctttgaGATATACCCATCAATGATTAAGGAAGTATCAAACAAGTTCAAGTTACAGGACCATGTTCTCAG atttattatcataaaaaatgaagaaaaaagtaGGACACTTGAATTTTCGGAGAACGACATAGTGAAAGATAGTCTGTCCAAAAttgaacaaaatttttttaagaaatcgACCAAGATACTTCCAGCGTAA
- the PmUG01_07044500 gene encoding conserved Plasmodium protein, unknown function produces the protein MMRMLFTNLINNAFKEKNEKKLKQLYTFILKKKESTHISEDDVVYHISSISSNLNKLECTFRWVSSFHMYSTPRSNRGTSSHSSIQESYNGNEDISMEILPNTAAEKCTLRRSKLVRATDSVRSTDECSKRDDQVLLSLHKFVFISKVQLNAFFSAYLKHIFLKKKSNNINIKNWAYLLNSLCLMNYEEHGKNCKYIFEKIIKEVILKQQEYINFAKEENIYISSQKKDNSCFTPQANINSQTIVELLTVTNKHIEKLVKWNINILLFNLFCLSTINYLLCSTIFTIGNEIIKASITYTPINKKSKCEISIQTNMPINTNREHMNKLIIFYDHICLDVHNFVSITLFLTTYKQFYNSFSYTIDISYNKNKNERKRCKHNYIISEIQKTLIRIYFCIFQIPNLVEEKIRYGPFVNEHKVKTSKINFDKMGFTYTREGCKNRNTEYPNGRCKSMMRDTQVTHASHVRHVDRVDHVDYIKYLDADYNYGAFFYTQLLYPPHFPSNNCATTKIWSFFYKEAQSAFKEEEGGLIMNRIIFQNSIMLIKFLNMITSLSEPTDMHYLNYFNKCIYNHIYFFKFLIQLEKECTHYSHVQAIYVYIHFFKFILNFYISIVCTNNFTYLLSSFCYYYEGNQTHEQKKDILNVVSIINREIGRRVYAALCSSAHSRIQSEVTRESSSVLFAGSSNNCATSMIRMSINGRHLCNMCNMYTKLNIYEINFISSVIKYIYEYLPKLNSQDVTAFVSFLSKAHYENKEILQHVMHYIKKYIDRYSFCEIHLIIRSYYILNALSEESIHHILSHLLTRVLHINHITVLNGGGIRQRCISDRVKYNNTDKQVAYMLDKFTKMANRLVMKSEKRYFYNPQEEEITQDTEFSKILIIKEKKFYASLNKHISNNTFQSKKYVQAMVNILSIFSKVKIKKKNLILLCDAIYIFIVRHEQYNKLLNIHDWVSLILSYCRVKYNSVYLYKSVQLLYNKMMHVYKTDKQLSKKDKSLLLSLCYDLKKCKIENYSLLLTFLADKKKKKN, from the coding sequence ATGATGAGAATGTTGTTTACGAATCTAATTAACAACgcatttaaagaaaaaaatgaaaaaaagttaaaacagttatatacttttattcttaagaaaaaagagagTACTCATATAAGTGAGGACGACGTTGTTTATCATATTTCATCTATCTCATCCAACTTGAACAAACTAGAATGTACCTTTCGGTGGGTTAGCAGTTTTCATATGTACTCCACACCCAGGAGTAACCGAGGAACTAGTAGTCATTCCTCTATACAGGAGAGTTATAATGGCAATGAGGATATATCAATGGAAATACTTCCTAATACTGCTGCAGAGAAGTGCACATTACGTAGAAGTAAACTTGTTCGTGCCACAGATAGTGTTCGAAGCACAGATGAGTGTAGTAAGAGGGATGACCAAGTCCTTCTCAGCTTACACAAATTCGTATTCATCAGTAAAGTGCAGTTGAATGCCTTTTTCTCTGCGTacttaaaacatatatttcttaaaaaaaaaagtaataacaTAAACATAAAGAATTGGGCTTATCTGCTAAACTCTTTATGCTTAATGAATTATGAGGAACATGGAAAAAActgtaaatacatttttgaaAAGATTATAAAGGAGGTCATACTAAAACAGCAGGAGTACATAAACTTTgcaaaagaagaaaatatatacatatcatcccaaaaaaaggataattcTTGTTTCACTCCACAGGCAAATATAAACAGCCAAACGATAGTAGAACTTCTAACAGTGACAAACAAacatatagaaaaattagtaaaatgGAATATAAATATCCTTTTATTTAATCTGTTTTGCCTCAGTACAATCAACTATTTGCTTTGTTCTACTATTTTCACCATAGGAAACGAAATAATCAAAGCTTCGATAACATACACTCCTATTAACAAAAAGAGCAAATGTGAAATTAGCATACAAACGAATATGCCAATTAACACAAATAGAGAGCATATGAAcaagttaataattttttatgatcATATATGCCTGGATGTACACAATTTTGTAAGCATAACTCTCTTTTTGACAacatataaacaattttacAACTCCTTCAGCTATACAATAGACATATCttacaataaaaacaaaaatgaaaggaAAAGGTGTAAACACAATTACATTATATCGGAGATACAGAAAACACTCATACGAATATACTTTTGCATTTTTCAAATTCCAAATTTGgttgaagaaaaaataaggtaTGGCCCATTTGTTAATGAACATAAAGTAAAAAcgtcaaaaataaattttgacAAAATGGGCTTTACATATACAAGAGAAGGGTGCAAAAATAGAAACACAGAGTATCCTAATGGTAGATGCAAGAGTATGATGAGAGATACGCAAGTAACACATGCTAGTCATGTTAGGCACGTTGATCGCGTTGACCACGTTGACTACATCAAGTACCTCGATGCTGACTACAACTACGGAGCTTTCTTCTACACCCAGTTGCTTTATCCCCCCCACTTTCCAAGCAATAATTGTGCAACTACAAAGATATGGAGCTTCTTTTACAAAGAAGCACAAAGCGCTTTTAAGGAAGAAGAAGGGGGTCTAATTATGAAtcgtattatttttcaaaatagcataatgttaattaaatttttaaacatgATTACCTCTTTGTCAGAGCCTACAGATATGCactatttaaattatttcaataaatgtatttacaaccatatttatttttttaaatttttaatacagTTAGAAAAGGAATGTACACATTATTCACATGTTCAGgcaatatatgtgtacatacatttttttaaatttattttaaatttttacatttctaTCGTATGtactaataattttacataccTCCTTTCATCGTTCTGTTATTACTACGAGGGGAACCAAACACATGAGCAAAAGAAAGATATACTTAACGTAGTAAGTATTATAAATCGAGAAATTGGTAGGAGGGTATACGCAGCGCTATGCTCATCAGCACACAGCCGCATCCAAAGTGAAGTAACTAGGGAAAGTAGTAGCGTCCTCTTTGCTGGAAGCAGCAATAACTGTGCAACATCCATGATACGGATGAGCATCAACGGAAGGCATCTTTGCAATATGTGCAATATGTACACgaagttaaatatatatgaaataaatttcatcAGTAGTGTTATAAAGTACATCTATGAGTATTTACCTAAACTGAACAGTCAAGACGTTACTGCGTTTGTAAGCTTCCTTAGCAAAGCacattatgaaaataaagaaatccTTCAACATGTTATGCactacataaaaaaatatatagacaGGTATTCCTTTTGTGAAATCCACCTAATAATTAGGAGttactatatattaaatgcTTTATCTGAAGAAAGTATACACCACATTCTTTCTCATTTACTAACTCGTGTGTTACACATCAACCATATTACTGTACTTAATGGAGGAGGTATACGTCAGAGGTGTATAAGCGACAgagtaaaatataacaataccGACAAGCAAGTAGCATACATGTTAGATAAGTTTACAAAAATGGCAAATAGACTAGTTATGAAGAGTGAAAAacgttatttttataatccaCAGGAGGAGGAGATAACACAAGACACAGAGTTCAGTAAGATCCTCATCATTaaggaaaagaaattttatgcATCTCTTAACAAACACATAAGTAATAACACTTTTCAAAGTAAAAAGTATGTACAAGCTATGGTAAACATTTTGAGTATCTTTTccaaagtaaaaattaaaaaaaaaaatttgattttattatgtgatgctatttatatattcatagtACGGCATGAACAATACAACAAGCTGTTAAACATACATGACTGGGTCAGCTTGATTTTAAGTTACTGCAGAGTGAAATACAATTctgtgtatttatataagtcTGTTCAGTTACTGTATAACAAAATGATGCATGTTTACAAAACGGACAAACAACTTAGTAAGAAAGATAAATCGCTACTCTTATCTTTATGctatgatttaaaaaaatgcaagATAGAAAATTACTCGCTACTACTTACATTTCTTgctgataaaaaaaaaaaaaaaaattaa
- the PmUG01_07044600 gene encoding conserved Plasmodium protein, unknown function: MEEKIEKDLLTIFTQSVSNNFEEIKCSEGKIAALYNDSNKENYIKILLKFIVYPYNEKNEKKNYYDNYLNKNVKTSILISIKNYIKKSVHSSLDNVELSSDICIFIKHICMHMLLDITNEDITTLQKYLFEILTHLFKYNICDDYDYLLFYIILLYINDYNYVHLINIFDSDEKKNNADAIKIVECVMLYIRNKDILKNINQDNFFLEYNKFISNIDSIKMIINNRNNSLNDDILNYINNTKKIYKSNDVYNVFLLNDFHLYNMDEANGVGNSGIGGNTMIGGNAMMSGSNVIGGSMMGGSMMGGSMMGGSIMGGSIMGGSIMGGSMMNNNLMSSNLMGNNLTGGSLIDSTGYSSPGRVNEKGTLHGNMNNSESLGGFNFIGKGSIIKDYNNNVKLIPVSKCSSIFKNLNVIHFEKKYTALKIVRKILKKYKDNDYISKYDLKIILTHIEYPLTLYFIYLYNKFMEYTNFINYKLNTTNNSFSSNSSDEKQVNEEINMCFHTMNQVVLNIYVLLKIFYNINIIDLPEYYEDNFDIFFTIFYHFLLYDNNDILKNYFNHINLLTSMKTTSNVVMASTSTSNYITNKPNFFLTNDDKKNGFTHLSHENLNKLKINFEQNILKCKIKIIDIIKVVSENYQDESKTYIVKLIYSLLQILYKESEKNLLCHNYNCLSSTIKLIHHMNLEKNDLNPYKDKQFLEKIIERVLHHIRLKRIDIDEIIEADLDYFRNDLNNVNAFSIRSTATHFLKTLCMNYFDICFPILEFRILSKDSLITLTSPCAVTTSGVNNITSSGVNSTSGVSSSTVIGKEDPYYEACNMEYKTQLITCLNQTNLAKNFYEHNIRNVLKEFIVSFQMKFRNLNTLCYNINDYNFVNPHMNTLSNKCVWVVNEQLFNTKNTIYLLSMLKFLLNNRSIICTAHDDALSIFPFLHFLLYNEKAMIYNYACLCINRMLNQQLNPELMNVIYSSSIPDILNRLLFLLKLHVHNKLLNEYVLITIMRIFLIYSERLTNVYVTVLLIIDNIIKLIINDSHNPLFNHYLFELLTIIISLIYKSQIVSSINQVEEIIITTFSQILQIYIHDFIPYIFQILSIIIDNTNTIQKVHIKILNNLYETDLWRSTIGNANGIICVLKSYFKKYNVFQDIIKNNMQQLFNIYHYCLSNKRLSTDSFQIILIIFTYLPVETYQSFLKPLFVLLFTFLQQYKNDIIKIKVIHSISVLILKTDVSLIFNVLKSLYMPILDKLINVNEKIIIFIALTKLISNEKIRNESFVVDILNLLNKNITNNELVLKKAKTHHLDVEKDEMDKNFEVTYVKLQMINNDNINDTVLRDININMELKQNLYNPIFMQICHNNSFNSILQLFNS, translated from the exons ATGGAGGAGAAGATTGAAAAGGATCTGCTAACCATATTTACTCAAAGCGTATCAAACAATTTTGAAGAGATAAAATGTAGTGAGGGGAAAATAGCTGCGTTATATAACGACAGTAATAAAGAGAATTACATAAAGATTCTCCTAAAATTCATTGTATATCcatataatgaaaagaatgaaaagaagaactattatgataattatttaaataaaaatgttaagacaagtatattaataagcataaaaaattatattaaaaaaagtgttCATAGTAGTTTAGACAATGTTGAATTAAGTTcagatatatgtatatttataaaacatatatgtatgcatatgttaTTAGATATAACAAATGAAGATATAACAACTTtacagaaatatttatttgaaatattaacGCACTTATTTAAGTATAACATTTGCGATGATTATgattatcttttattttacattatattattatacattaatgattataattatgttcatttaataaatatatttgatagCGATGAAAAGAAGAATAATGCGGATGCGATTAAAATTGTAGAGTGTGTTATGTTGTATATAAggaataaagatatattaaaaaatattaatcaggataatttttttttagaatataaCAAGTTTATTTCCAATATTGACAGCATAAAAATGATCATTAATAATAGAAACAATTCTTTAAATGATGATATACTTAACTATATTAATAACACTAAAAAGATTTACAAGTCGAATGATGTGTATAATGTATTCCTGCTTAATGATTTCCACTTGTACAATATGGACGAGGCTAATGGGGTTGGCAATAGTGGTATAGGTGGGAATACTATGATAGGGGGTAATGCTATGATGAGTGGTAGTAACGTAATTGGTGGAAGCATGATGGGTGGAAGCATGATGGGTGGAAGCATGATGGGTGGAAGCATAATGGGTGGAAGCATAATGGGTGGAAGCATAATGGGTGGAAGCATGATGAACAACAACCTGATGAGTAGTAACCTGATGGGAAACAACTTAACTGGGGGAAGTTTGATCGACTCGACCGGGTACTCGTCCCCCGGCCGAGTTAACGAGAAAGGTACTTTACACGGTAACATGAACAACAGCGAAAGTTTGGGAGGGTTCAATTTCATAGGAAAGGGAAGCATTATAAAAGACTACAACAATAATGTGAAACTAATCCCAGTGTCGAAGTGCAGTTcgatttttaaaaatttgaatgtaattcattttgaaaagaaatacacagcattaaaaatagttcgaaaaattttaaaaaaatataaagacaATGATTATATTTCTAAGTATGAtttgaaaattattctaACACATATAGAGTACCCTTTAACgctgtattttatatacttatataacaaatttatggaatatacaaattttataaattataaactaAACACTACGAACAACTCGTTTTCATCAAATAGTTCAGATGAAAAACAAGTGAATGAAGAAATTAACATGTGCTTCCATACAATGAATCAAGTAGTTTTAAACATTTACGTgctcttaaaaatattttacaatattaatattatagatTTACCTGAGTATTATGAAGataattttgatatattttttactattttttatcatttcttattatatgataataatgatattttgaaaaattattttaatcatATTAACTTGTTGACAAGTATGAAAACAACAAGTAATGTTGTTATGGCATCAACATCTACCAGTAACTACATTACAAATAAacccaatttttttttaacgaaTGATGATAAGAAGAACGGGTTTACTCATTTATCACATGAGAATCTTAACAAACTAAAAATCAATTTTGAACAAAATATTCtgaaatgtaaaattaaaataatagatataataaaagttgTTTCGGAAAATTATCAAGATGAATCAAAAACATATATCGTTAAGTTAATCTATTCCTTGTTACAAATTTTGTACAAAGAgagtgaaaaaaatttattatgccataattataattgtttATCATCAACAATTAAGTTAATACATCATAtgaatttagaaaaaaatgatttgaATCCATATAAAGACAAACAGTTTTTAGAAAAGATTATCGAACGTGTTTTACACCATATAAGATTAAAACGGATAGATATAGATGAGATTATTGAAGCCGATCTTGATTATTTTAGAAATGATCTAAACAATGTTAATGCATTTTCAATTCGTTCAACAGCTAcacattttttgaaaacacTTTGCATGAACTACTTTGATATATGCTTTCCCATCTTGGAATTTCGTATCTTGTCCAAGGATTCACTTATTACATTGACCTCTCCTTGTGCCGTAACTACTAGCGGTGTAAATAACATTACAAGTAGTGGTGTAAACAGTACTAGTGGTGTTAGTAGTAGTACGGTGATAGGGAAGGAAGACCCGTACTACGAAGCGTGCAACATGGAATATAAGACGCAGCTTATTACGTGCCTGAATCAGACGAATTTagcaaaaaatttttatgaacataaCATAAGGAATGTGTTAAAAGAGTTCATCGTATCATTTCAAATGAAATTTAGAAATCTAAATACACTTTGTTACAATATTAATGATTACAATTTTGTAAATCCGCATATGAACACACTAAGTAATAAATGTGTTTGGGTTGTTAATGAACAGttatttaatacaaaaaatactatatatcttttatctATGCTAAAattcttattaaataatagaaGTATTATATGTACAGCACATGATGATGCATTAAGTATATTcccttttttacattttttactatataacGAAAAGGCAATGATTTACAATTATGCTTGTTTGTGCATAAACCGTATGTTGAACCAGCAGTTGAACCCAGAATTAATGaatgtaatatatagtaGTAGTATCCCGGATATATTAAACCGTCTTTTATTCTTGTTAAaattacatgtacataataaattattaaatgaatatgtGTTAATAACGATTATGAGGatatttctaatttattCAGAGAGACTAACAAATGTGTATGTCACAGTGCTATTAATCATAGATAATATAAtcaaattaattataaatgattCTCATAATCCTTTATTTAATCATTACCTCTTTGaattattaacaataattatatccttaatatataaatcgCAAATAGTTAGTAGTATAAACCAAGTAGAAGAAATTATCATAACGACCTTTTCTcaaattttacaaatatatatacatgactttattccatatatttttcaaatccTTTCAATTATTATTGACAATACGAATACAATACAAAAAgtgcatataaaaattttaaataatttatatgaaacaGATTTATGGAGAAGTACCATTGGAAATGCAAATGGAATTATATGTGTTTTAAAgagttattttaaaaaatataatgtatttcaagatataattaaaaataatatgcagcagttgtttaatatatatcactaTTGCTTATCCAATAAAAGACTGTCAACAGACTCGTTTCAAATCATCCTAATTATCTTTACGTATTTACCTGTTGAAACTTATCAGTCTTTCTTAAAACCATTATTCGTTTTGCTATTCACTTTTTTACAACAATACAAAAATGATATCATCAAAATTAAGGTAATCCATTCTATTTCCGTGTTGATCCTCAAGACAGACGTTA GCCTCATATTCAATGTACTGAAGAGCCTGTACATGCCGATCCTCGACAAgcttataaatgtaaatgagAAAATCATAATCTTCATAGCACTCACAAAACTGATAAGCAACGAAAAGATAAGGAATGAATCCTTTGTGGTTGATATTCTCAATCTACTAAACAAAAACATAACAAATAATGAACTCGTTTTGAAAAAAGCGAAGACTCACCATCTTGATGTTGAAAAGGATGAAATGGACAAAAATTTTGAAGTTACTTACGTGAAGCTGCAAATGATAAACAATGATAACATCAACGACACG GTTTTGCGGGACATAAATATCAATATGGAACTGAAGCAGAATTTGTACAATCCAATTTTTATGCAAATTTGTCACAACAACTCTTTCAACAGCATCCTTCAGCTGTTCAACAGTTGA
- the PmUG01_07044700 gene encoding conserved Plasmodium protein, unknown function, whose product MDRNINNAFDILPPPLEKISRERSKNMQKNEKKINKKEEKEEVNEDVKEGLKEKDVFNYGNENKGGNATPAYTKNMNLGNGLTDGKKNESHLISQKYSNVILNTEEINSIMNENSNFKNLTESKQVINFMNEYLTNPLAAINKYKNDDTIVNFLDTLFQYMSAKSKHIHLNNLAETFTLKKR is encoded by the coding sequence ATGGACCGGAATATAAACAACGCGTTTGATATACTGCCTCCGCCCCTCGAGAAAATAAGCAGAGAACGTAGTAAAAACATgcagaaaaatgaaaaaaaaataaataaaaaggaagaaaaagaagaagtaaATGAAGACGTAAAAGAGGgcttaaaagaaaaagacgTGTTCAACTATGGTAACGAGAACAAAGGGGGGAACGCCACCCCCGcatacacaaaaaatatgaaccTAGGAAACGGTTTGACtgatgggaaaaaaaatgaaagccATCTCATATcacaaaaatatagtaatgtTATTCTTAACACTGAAGAAATTAATAGTATAATGAACGaaaattcaaattttaaaaatctcACTGAAAGTAAACAAGTTATAAACTTTATGAATGAATATTTAACGAATCCCTTGGCTGCTATCAACAAATACAAAAACGATGATACCATTGTTAACTTCTTAGACACACTATTTCAATATATGAGTGCAAAAAGTAAGCACATTCACTTGAATAATCTAGCTGAAAcatttactttaaaaaagCGGTAG